Proteins from one Nicotiana tabacum cultivar K326 chromosome 23, ASM71507v2, whole genome shotgun sequence genomic window:
- the LOC107810036 gene encoding transcription initiation factor TFIID subunit 9 produces the protein MAEGGEEDLPRDAKIVKTLLKSMGVDDFEPRVVHQFLELWYRYVVDVLSDAQVYSEHAGKAAIDSDDIKLAIQSKVNFSFSQPPPREVLLELARNRNKIPLPKSIAGPGVSLPPEQDTLINPNYQLAIAKKQISQSEETEEDEESADPNPAPTQNPSVSHEKADVPQGTPQRVSFPLGAKRPR, from the exons ATGGCTGAAGGCGGAGAAGAGGACTTGCCAAGGGATGCAAAGATTGTGAAAACGTTGCtaaaatcaatgggtgttgatgattttgagcctcgagttgttcatcaattcttagaATTGTGGTATCGGTATGTTGTTGATGTACTCTCGGATGCTCAGGTCTACTCAGAGCATGCAGGGAAAGCTGCCATTGACTCTGATGATATCAAACTTGCCATTCAGTCGAAAGTTAATTTCAGCTTCTCACAACCCCCGCCGCGGGAG GTCCTACTGGAGCTGGCTAGGAACAGAAACAAGATCCCATTGCCGAAATCAATTGCTGGGCCTGGAGTATCACTCCCTCCTGAACAAGATACATTGATCAACCCAAACTATCAGCTAGCTATTGCAAAGAAGCAAATTAGCCAATCAGAAGAAacggaggaggatgaagaaagtgCTGATCCCAACCCAGCCCCAACCCAAAATCCAAGTGTTTCTCATGAAAAGGCAGATGTGCCTCAAGGTACTCCTCAGCGAGTATCCTTTCCCCTTGGCGCTAAACGTCCAAGATGA